One window of Trichomycterus rosablanca isolate fTriRos1 chromosome 2, fTriRos1.hap1, whole genome shotgun sequence genomic DNA carries:
- the si:ch211-199g17.9 gene encoding synaptonemal complex central element protein 1 isoform X1: protein MSIVESFDVEDILRRPQASVSEKEPKIEELLSKLRNLQQAKRVIEEELKEALSLTNTLQDEENALATEVAKLQGILNEKEETCRSLQYKCEDLEQESQRQSEVKQQKEELVQHYYCQIQETKLRHRKIRMKFENQLQQLIGQHKSLSTVFTTERLPTEVHSAEYTTEQLLKAEHQILEQVAHLQEEPGNTQNMDTCLDAETLMHGELFTHTLHN, encoded by the exons AGTCCTTCGATGTTGAGGATATCCTGAGGCGTCCACAGGCTTCTG TAAGTGAAAAAGAGCCGAAAATAGAAGAGCTGTTGAGCAAGCTTAGAAACTTGCAACAAG CCAAGCGAGTTATTGAAGAAGAGCTAAAAGAGGCTCTTTCCCTAACAAACACATTGCAAGATGAAGAAAATGCCT tggCCACTGAGGTAGCAAAGCTACAGggaattttaaatgaaaaagaag AGAcatgtagatctctgcagtatAAATGTGAAGACCTTGAACAAGAGTCCCAAAG ACAGTCTGAAGTAAAGCAACAGAAAGAAGAACTTGTACAGCATTACTACTGTCAAATCCAGGAAACAAAACTAAGACACCGAAAAATACG GATGAAGTTTGAAAACCAATTGCAGCAGCTGATTGGACAGCACAAGAGCCTGTCCACTGTGTTT ACTACAGAAAGACTCCCCACTGAGGTACACTCTGCTGAatacaccacagagcagctactGAAAGCTG AACACCAGATATTGGAGCAGGTAGCACATTTACAGGAAGAGCCAGGAAACACCCAGAACATGGATACTTGTCTGGATGCTGAGACATTGATGCATGGTGAATTATTTACACATACCCTGCATAACTGA
- the si:ch211-199g17.9 gene encoding synaptonemal complex central element protein 1-like isoform X2, protein MSIVESFDVEDILRRPQASVSEKEPKIEELLSKLRNLQQAKRVIEEELKEALSLTNTLQDEENALATEVAKLQGILNEKEETCRSLQYKCEDLEQESQRMKFENQLQQLIGQHKSLSTVFTTERLPTEVHSAEYTTEQLLKAEHQILEQVAHLQEEPGNTQNMDTCLDAETLMHGELFTHTLHN, encoded by the exons AGTCCTTCGATGTTGAGGATATCCTGAGGCGTCCACAGGCTTCTG TAAGTGAAAAAGAGCCGAAAATAGAAGAGCTGTTGAGCAAGCTTAGAAACTTGCAACAAG CCAAGCGAGTTATTGAAGAAGAGCTAAAAGAGGCTCTTTCCCTAACAAACACATTGCAAGATGAAGAAAATGCCT tggCCACTGAGGTAGCAAAGCTACAGggaattttaaatgaaaaagaag AGAcatgtagatctctgcagtatAAATGTGAAGACCTTGAACAAGAGTCCCAAAG GATGAAGTTTGAAAACCAATTGCAGCAGCTGATTGGACAGCACAAGAGCCTGTCCACTGTGTTT ACTACAGAAAGACTCCCCACTGAGGTACACTCTGCTGAatacaccacagagcagctactGAAAGCTG AACACCAGATATTGGAGCAGGTAGCACATTTACAGGAAGAGCCAGGAAACACCCAGAACATGGATACTTGTCTGGATGCTGAGACATTGATGCATGGTGAATTATTTACACATACCCTGCATAACTGA